The Anomaloglossus baeobatrachus isolate aAnoBae1 chromosome 4, aAnoBae1.hap1, whole genome shotgun sequence genome contains the following window.
tggggaccgcagggatctgtactgggagcagtggggaccgcagggatctgtgctaggaccaattctttttaaccccttaacgaccgcgggcagtaaaattacatcctaaatgttactgcccgcggtcctccggcggcagcatgccgcgatcggcgcacatctcagctgattttcacagctgagatgtgtgcctgctaggcacgagcagaatcgttatctgctcgtgccgtttaaccccttaaatggcgctgtcaatacgtgaccgcgccattataagcgcgattgcggtaaacgtttacttaccgcccgataccggaagtcacgtgacacgatcacgtgacttccaatagttgtcatggtagcacagggtcatgtgatgactcctgtactacacctgacttgctttcactttcgctgtgccagcggcacagcgaaagagaaagagagcgtatctgctgtttacagctgtgtagctgtgatcagcagatactgcagagcgattggattgctgatcgcaatagccccctagggggactagtaaaatttaaaaaaaaagttaaaaaaagttttaaaaaattaaaaaaaaccctaaaagttcaaatcaccccccattcgccccattgaaaattaaagggttataaaaataaaaaatatacacacttttggtattgccgcgttcagaaacgcccgttctatcaaaatataaaatcaattaatctggtcagtatacggcgtagcggcaaaaaaattccaaacgccaaaacgacatttttttgtcgccacaacttttgcgcaaaatgcaataagaggcgatcaaaacgtagcatctgcgcaaaaatggtaccgttaaaaacgtcagctcgagacacaaaaaataagtcgtcactgagccatagaccccgaaaaatgagaacgctacgggtcacggaatatggcgtaaaacgtgcgccacttttttcggacaaacttccgatttttttttaaccccttatataaaagtaaacctatacatatttggtatctacgaactcacactgacctgaggcatcacacccacacatcagttttaccatatagtgaacacagtgaatataatatctcaaaaacaatagtgctatcgcactttttttgcaatttttctgcatttggaatttttttgccgttttccagtacactatatggtaaaactgatggtttcatttaaaagtacagctcattccacaaaaaattagccctcacatgactatattgactgaaaaataaaaaagttacgtctttcagaaaaagaatggcgaaaaaaataaatcggaaagcgaaaaatcagccggtcgtgaaggggttaatctctttattaatgaccttgtggatgggattgatagtaaagtgtcagtctttgctgatgacactaaactatgtaggatattaaaaactgaccttgatagtacaatattacaaaaagatctggataagatgtcagaatgggcagatacttggcaaatgagatttaatgttgataaatgtaaagtaatgcacctaggacggagtaatcctatagctgcgtatacattaaatggaagtaaactcgggactacagaacaggagaaggactggggtattctcattacaaataagctgagcagcagcactcaatgtcaggcagcagctgctaaagcaaacaagattctagggtgtataaaaagagagattagatcccgtgatcccaacgtattgttacccctctataaatcactagtaaggccacatctggaatatgggatccagttttgggctccacattttaaaaaggacattcagaagttagagtcagttcaaaggcagcaactagattattataaggaatggaggccgcccgtatgatgagtaatggaggcctcccgtatgatgagtaatggaggcctcctgtatgatgagtaatggaggccgcccgtatgatgagtaatggaggccgcccgtatgatgagtaatggaggccgcccgtgtgatgagtaatggaggccgcccgtgtgatgagtaatggaggccgcccgtaggatgagtaatggaggccgcccgtacgatgagtaatggaggccgcccatatgatgagtaatggaggccgcccgtgtgaTGAGAGGTGGAGaaaaacgtctcagaggagatctcatttatatgtataaatacatgtgtggtcaatataaaggactgacacatgacttatttcttccaaagacaatactaaggaccagggtgcactcactgcgagtggaagaaaagcaattctggcagctaaataggaaagggttctttacagttagagcagtcagactgtggaatgcgaccacaagaggtagtaatggcagatactataacagcttttatatcagggcgcagggccggcgtcagcacgcggcatacccgggcaaatgccggggccctggagagccggggggcccactcggcctcgtcagttctggtgccccttggccggggccccctcaccttagttctgctgcccccgggccgagttccggggaccgcagtcctcggcaggaatctgcagcgccgtctctttaaggcacgcagacttcctggtttgaacttcatctgtgggcggagctactgaccggcctgctcagtcccacagatgaaggagttgcagtgccagccagcgacccccagcacagctcttctctccggcgctgtgtggccccctctccaccgtgacttgagcggtatgtgccctccccgccccccgatttatgggcccaggtgagctgtatgggcttctccccccttaggtgtatgtcctgccccccccccccggtgctgtatgtgctggcccttgGAGCTGTGTGTGGGTgctccagagccgcgtgtgtgtctgtatgtatgcagcagagctatgtgtgtatgtatgtagcagagctatgtgtgtatgtatgtagcagagctatgtgtatgtatgtagcagattcatgtatgtatgtagcagagctatgtgtgtatgtatgtatgtagcagagctatgtatgtatgttgcagagctatgtatgtatgtagcagagctatgtgtgtatgtatgtagcagattcatgtatgtatgtagcagagctatatgtgtatgtatgtatgtagcagagctatgtatgtagcagagctatgtgtgtatgtatgtagcagagctatgtgtgtatgtatgtagcagattcatgtatgtatgtagcagagctatgtgtgtatgtatgtagcagagctatgtatgtagcagagctatgtgtgtatgtatgcagcagagctatgtgtgtatgtatccagcagagctgtgtgtgtctgtatgtatgcagcagaactatgtgtgtatgtatgtagcagagctatgtgtatgtatgtagcagattcatgtatgtatgtatgtaccagagctatgtgtgtatgtatgcagcagagctatgtgtgtatgtatgtatgtagcagagctatgtatgtagcagagctatgtgtgtatgtatgcagcagagctatgtgtgtatgtatgcagcagagctatgtgtgtatgtatgtatgtagcaaagctatgtatgtagcagagctatgtgtgtatgtatgtagcagagctatgtgtgtatgtatgtagcagagctatgtgtatgtatgtagcagattcatgtatgtatgtagcagagctatgtgtgtatatatgtatgtaacagagctatgtatgtagcagagctatgtgtgtatgtatgtagcagagctatgtgtgtatgtatgtagcagagctatgtgtatgtatgtagaagattcatgtatgtatgtagcaaagctatgtgtgtattgtgtatgtatgtatgtagcagagctatgtatgtagcagagctatgtatgtatgtatgcagcagagctgtgtgtatgtatgtagcatagctatgtgtgtatgtatccagcagagctgtgtgtgtctgtatgtatgcagcagagctatgtgtgtatgtatttagcagagctatgtgtatgtatgtatgtagcagattcatgtatgtatgtaccagagctatgtgtgtatgtatgcagcagagctatgtgtgtatgtatgtatgtagcagagctatgtatgcagcagagctatgtgtgtatgtatgtagcagagctatgtgtgtatggatccagcatagctgtgtgtgtctgtatgtatgtatctagcagagttgtgttgtgtgtctgtatgcatgtataatgtgtatctatgtatgtcagtgtatatgactgtatagatgtcagttctatacgtatttttgtgagtttgtctttaaatatgtatatgtatgtgtacgtatgtgtgtgtctgcgtgtggatggggcccaccgggactcttccgcccggggcccacaaaaacctggagccgaccctgtcAGGGCAGATGATTCCTCactacataacattgttggttataaatgatttaattacaaaatatataattggtggaggaagggtgaactagatggagcgggggcttttttcaacctaagtaactaaggATCCAGAGATTCTCCGTACTTATGGTAGACCACTAGAGGGCTCTGAGGAACCCGGGAGTCTCACTATTTATGGTAGACCACTAGAGGGCTCTGAGAAATGAGAGCGTTTCAGTGTTTATATTAGAACACTCAGTACGTATGGTAGAACGCTAAAGGGCAATGAGGAATGAGTCTTTGCACCTATGGTAGACCACTAGAGGGTGCTGAGTTTCCAGGGAGTCTTAGTATTTAAAATAGTAACCTAGCttgtaaggctgaaggaagaccttgtgtccatctagttcagcctattttagtgccgctgttctccagtgttgaacctgtggaaggtaaaacccacagagtaggagccaattttcttcatagggaaaaaaattctttcccaactcctaagctgggtcacctctctacctgtaatattatgttattcagaaccttctatactgttgctatcaagaaaagcatccattccacttacattcattcagtgagtggccatcaccacttccccagaaagagagttccagagcctcactgctcttactgtgaagaaccctcttctatactgatgtagaaattttctttcctccaatcgaagagaatgcccccttgttcttgtcacagtccttggtacaaacagatcatgggagagatctctgtattgccctctgatatatttgtacatatttattaggtctcccctaagtcttctcttttctagagtaaatagacctaattttgataactttctgggtattgtaacaggtaaaatatatctttgtaccgtgttagccagtagagataaaaataagtttgtttaaaagaactgaagtcgtcagtggttgataccttttaatggctaactgaaaagatggtaataatagcaggtttcgagactactcaggtccttcatcaggctcagtataacagaaAGTGAAACAAAAAACATATTGCACATTTTAATGTAATGTGAGTGCAGCCATGCAGTCACATGAAAGCTGGGGGCTCACAACCTACTCCATCAACCAATTAGAACACAGAAAAGAGGAGTTTTGTAGGATACAAATATAAATGGCTTTATTGGTATGAAATAGTAAAAACAGGTTTCATTGCGATACATAAATAGACAATCTGCATATATAGTGACACAATAAGACCTAAGGTATAAGAGACAACGATAAGAGGTACAGTGGGTAAGCTTGGACCCACCCTAAAAATACACCGCCTCCACACCGTTTAGGCTCAACCCTCCTTAAAATCAGACCAGAGACAATGGCTAAATTGTAAGTCCCAGTGGGAGAGGGGGAAAACGGTGAGGCATATTACCAGTCAGGATGTCAGCGCCGGAACGAGCAGGTGGTTGGAAGGAGCTCCTGTGGaaacccgacgtacgtttcgcagtaCTATGCTGGCTTAATCATGACCCACGATGCAGGAGTAGttaagtgttaggttgatggtgggatgaaactgaataaagtgttcatggaaggtcttcagctgctcctcagactctgtccagataattaaaatatcgtcaatgtaacggtagcaGGCCAGAgagctgataggacaagaggataaaaagtcactctcaagcttggccatgaagagatttgcatattgtggtgccattttgcgtcccattgcagtcccagtctcctgtagatatatgttattatcaaatgcaaagtaattatgaatTTTGTACGTTTCACCACAGTCTCGGCATCAATTCCTGTATATTACAGGAAAACTTTGCAAGCattcaatccatcctggtgtggaatattcgagtacatggattccacatccatggtggcaaggatggttccttcTGGTAGAGGACCTATTGCCAGTAGTGTCAGTAGTGTCCTggttgtagctggttgtatccctgacaaagggtttaaggataccctctacccatccagagacttgttcagtgagggtgcccacacatgaaatgatgggtcttcctggttttccagatttgtgaattttaggaagcagaatgtgcctattcttggactccccggtatcagttcatcagttcttaaagGTATGTcaggcaaaatggcaccacaatatgctaatcttttcatggccaagcttgagagtgactttttatcctcttgtcctatccggcctctggcctactaccgttacattgacgatattttaatcatctggacagagtctgaggagcagctgaagaccttccatgaacactttaatcagtttcatcccaccatcaaccctcAACACtcaaccactccagcactgaaatcaactttttggacaccatcattaactacagaacaatgaaatagagacatccctgtacaagaagccaattgaccgtcaaacatacctgaaatgggacagttttcatccaaaacacataaaaaactctatagtgtacagtctggccatcaggtacaatcggatatgttccaacactacagatagagacaatcaccttgagggcctcagaaagacctttctgaatcaaggctaccacccaagaacaatcgaaaaccagattacaagagccaccagaatatcaagaaatcatctcctacattataaaactaaagaagaaaacaaccgggtccctcttgtagtcacctacaatccacatctggaggtgtttagaggagctgcacggaaactacaaccattactgcaaaaagatgctcaATTAAAATCTATttctccagaccccccacttctgtgtttcagacagcccccaaatctaagaagcatcattgtcagaagctccctgtcctctccaacaccaacaggaacatttccctgcaaccagaaaacatGTAAGCCCTGTCCATTTAcactgacaacggacaagataaagattcccagatcacaccaggattacaagatcccaggtaccttcagctgcaccacaaccaatggggtgtacttaattatatgtaccaaatgtccaactgggggtctgtatgtaggggagaccggacaacagctcaggacaaggatgaattctcaccgccacacaattagagaaaaaaggatggatctacctgtggccaaacatttctgtaaccacgaccacagcatcatggacatgaaattgctggtattgaaaggaaacttcaagtctcagagagacaggagagtctgggtgTACTAACttgtgatgacctttgacacattcagagcaggaatgaatgtgtctcatggattcatgtctttttacatcaattaagagatgtgctcctctgaccatccgagcgtgtcacagcctggaccagacccttatcagaggacaataacactttcacactgaactgcagcaatatttatggccacaacactttgtcctcttgccatagtgatagttctgcttcacataacttgtttttttactgccccattctatgtcctgttgtgtataaatatgtgactcttcagattttgtgttatattgagcctgaagaagagacctgagcagtctggaaagcctgctattattaccatcttttcagttaccattaaaaggtatcaactactgagaactctcagttcttttaaacacattttttgtataggtattgtaatgcacccattttattattttagttgcctgcctctgaaccctttcaagttcactaatgtctttcttgagcgctggcgcccaaaattgcacacaatcctCCAAGTGTGGTGTgaggagtgatttgtacagaggaagaatgatgttttcatctcgtgcccccagacctcttctaatgcatcccatcaccctatttgctttggtggctgctgcctgacactgggcactccactttagcttcttattgactaagatgccaaaatggggctttacacactacgaaatcgctaatgcgaactcattggggtcacggaattggtgacgcacatccggccgcattagcgattccgttgcgtgtgacaccgatgagcgattttgcatcgttgcaaaaatgtgacatgggggtccattctcaaaaatcattactgcagcagtaacgaggttgttcctcgttcctgcggcagcacacatcgctccgtgtgacaccgcagtaatgaggaagctctccttacctgcctcccggccgctatgcggaaggaaggagatgggcgggatgttacgtcccactcagctccgcccctccgctgctattaagccgctcagtgacgtcgctgtgacgccgcacggaccgcccccttagaaaggaggcggttcaccggtcacagcgacgtcgccgggcaggtaagtatctgtgacgggtctgggcgatgttgtgcggcacgggcagcgatttgccagtgtcgcacaacagatgggggcgggtacccacgctagcgatatcgggaccgatatcgcagcgtgtaaagcccgctttagtctttccatgtctgatttccccagcagtttcccatttagtaagtaatcgtagcatctgtttctccttctcatgtgcagaaccttacacttatctgtgttaacccTCATTtgacatttttcagcccaattctccaatttactcaaatccatctgtagttgcaaactgtcctccattGTGTTAActgccttacatagttttgtatcatctgcaaatactgatgttTTACTGATATTTATGGTAGCCCACTAGAGGGCGCTGAGGATCCAGAGCGGTACACTGCCTATCCACATAGTTATGTCAATAGAACAGTATTTTGGCCGCCATATGGTGAATAATGCCCTATGGATGTTTCTCGCACACTCTATGAGCTTCATTAGGCAGATGGGGGCTCAATCGTCCTATGCACAGAGCCTTATTGTAATTTTGGAGGTGCTCACCTTATCTTTCTTCCTGCAGTCTCCGCACATCACTCCCAAGAGACCGTTAATGAGCTGAAACGCGCAGAGGACAAACTGCAGAGCTCCGATCCCCAGCAGTATGGAGAACAGGACGATGTGCCAGAGCGCGATGTTGGGGGGCTGCTTGCAGTCATTCCATGAGGCCTTGTTGGTCAGGTAACTCTCGCTGGGGAGAAAACAAAGAAGAATCCATGTAATGATGAGGGAACCATGAAGCTACTGCTTCCCACTCATGGAGATAGCGTGGACAGAGGTTGATCGTCTGGCTAAGATCCTACCAGGCCTTCACTTGTACACTTTCACATACTCATTAACCCTTCCTGTTCTTGTTCCCCTCCATTTTCTAGCTTTGGACTTTGTTGAATAAACATCGAACACTGCATGACCATTTCTTCATAGGCTAGATGTAAATATACGCTCTTCGATCCCCCGATATGACTTTCTATAAAAGCTGTTACTTCTTCCCATTTGGCTAAAATATGAGGCTTCCCTACGAGAGAATGTCTACAttacagatgtgacgccctggcaaaaccaggtagtcacagttaggcccctgcattacaccttccctcattaggaaacacaccgctgaccagaaaacctagtcaccccccttagagaaagatagacacaccagtgggcgtgaccaggcggttgggacacgcccacccaggggtccagacagcccggggcgggaaaaacagttaagctgagagttcagtttggagagacgTGTGGGCTGATGCTAatggtagctccagcaggaaagttcaagttgaacggtaccagggtaggagccctagtgccactggctaggaggcagatggtggtctccatcggcaggagacgggaagatggctcggtggaaccgaggtggaccgggacagggttgtagcccgccggtaccgacacggggaaccgaccctgaaaccggagcacaaaggggggtactcgggccctgaagccaggaccagaaccaactggagctggttaattaacagattgaggccaggactagaggtcctgtcccacccaaagtccctcatagaagacaacagcccaccgattagggataagaggtcactgccagggcccatagatcccatgggccagcgtctgcgggcacggctccgtaggccacatccagccgggagcggactcctgagtttcacactaggaaagtccatcttacatacagcagtgcaggacaagtatagagaccaccagccagatgGGGGacgagaacgcaaccggccgcggcaccggccaccatcaccttggtttaccagagactagtgtgttttactaacagtgagtacaccagcaccccctgcggtcgccatcccctacacatgccaaccgggtcccggggccaccatccctacccacggagaggttaacaacttgctggacaacatctcccctgggtgccccgtaacagcagcggtggtgtctcacctcaccacacaccgtgggtggcgtcacgaacttactacggcctagcccgtacatctacgtccccccattttttcggcatgtccgcgagacccctgggttcggagaccctcgagccaccacccttgaaggcccggatccgagcagcaaccggctgctggcacaggggcggcacacagaaATGCCATTGTGTCCCTCTCTTTTGTCATTTCTTCTTTATATAACCACCACTCTAAGAGGACATCAAGTATGTGTGCATTTGGCAGTGATGTCACAATCTCCAGATAACAGTCTGTGTGAGGATATAAGTGTGGCCGTTATATAGACGACGTTCCTTACTTTAAGCCCTTCAGGTGGTAGCCCCACTTTGCCTCTTTGCCACTGAGTTCATTCAGGTTACACATCGGTCCATCAGCCAATGCCGTTCCTGACACAGCCACACAGTAGAAGCTTCCGAGTCCCCCAAATATCGAAGAAAAGGCCGACCGTAACATCTGAAACAATAAAAGAAAAGCCATGAAAGGGGCATTAATCAAGAAGTGGCAGAAATTATAAAGTCACCAGACGCATTATGGGATGGTATGACTGTGTTATTAGTGACAGATATTGAAGCACCAATGAGAGGATTATAAACAAGACTTGGGGTGTCAGTGCCCCTCTTCTTCAGACAAAATTCATTAGGTATGTAGACACAATGGGGCAGATTTATCAAataaaataagctttattggcatgaccaaatacattttaggttTTCTAAAATAAGTGTACACTAGGGACTATGGGATGATGAGTGGGGACTATAGGaacgatggatggggcatatccagggtggggactataggaaggcTGGATGGGGTACCTCCAGGgtgggaactgtaggaaggatggatgggggcacatccagggtggagactgtaggaaggatggatggaggcacatccagggtggggattgtaggaaggatggatgggggcacatccagggtggggactgtaggaaggatggatggaggcacatccaggttggggactgtagggaggatggatgggggcacatccagggtggggaatgtaggaaggatggatgggggcacatctagggtggggattgtaggaaggatggatggggcacatccagggtggggactgtaggagggatggatggggcatatccagggtggggactataggaaggcTGGATGGGGTACCTCCAGGgtgggaactgtaggaaggatggatgggggcacatccagggtggagactgtaggaaggatggatggaggcacatccagggtggggattgtaggaaggatggatgggggcacatcca
Protein-coding sequences here:
- the TM4SF5 gene encoding transmembrane 4 L6 family member 5, which encodes MCTGKCSRFVGLSLLPMALICMIANLLLMFPNGETKWTDHIAVQVWLMAGLLGSGLFMLCPSCNAIRAGGKGCCGEGCCGNRCRMLRSAFSSIFGGLGSFYCVAVSGTALADGPMCNLNELSGKEAKWGYHLKGLNESYLTNKASWNDCKQPPNIALWHIVLFSILLGIGALQFVLCAFQLINGLLGVMCGDCRKKDKNEG